In Paenibacillus durus, the DNA window ATATCCACTTGAGCGCCCAAAGTCTTCTGAACACCGCCTGAAGAGGAGAAGAGTTTGTCCGAATTTGCAGTTTGCTTAGTAATAAGCCCCAAAACCCATTGCAGGGCATAGGCAAGTAAGAACCAGAGAATAAATCCCGCTAATCCCCGAAACAAACTGGTCATTGGCAAATTGTTCCGCAGCGAAAACAGATAGGTGAAAATAAAACCGGCCAGCCCGCAGGTCAAGTTAATTAAAATAGTTCTAGTCATCATATTATAATTCCTTAACACCTTTTTGCACACTGCGGATATACAATAATCCGGAACTGCAGGCGATCTCGATCGTACGGCCGTAACTGCCCCCCGTATCTTCCGCCAATAAAGGAATATTCAAATTCTCCAAAGTTCGCTTACAGGATTCCACATTGCGCGGGCCAATTCTCATTGTGTCGTTCCCGCCGGCAAAAGCGAACATTTGGGAACCGCCGGCCATTTTGGCCACAATCCGGCTGCGGATCGCACCGAGACTGAGCAAGCGGGATAAAAGCTCGGGGATTGCCGTATCTGCGAATTTGGCAATGTTAAGCTTCCCTTCGCGGGCGATCTCCGATGATGGCAGCATGACATGAGCCATTCCCCCCAATTTTTTCTCGGGATCGTAAAGTGTAAGTCCAACGCATGAGCCAAGACCTGTGGTGCGGATTACTTTATCGTGGCTGCCTACGTTCAGATCAGCCATTCCCACCTTTATAACACTTTGCTCCTCTATCATTCAAACGGCACTCCCAGAGATTGAAAAATTTTAGGAAACGATTCAGGATCCGGAATAAGAAAGAACTGGCCTTCAATCTCATCCTGCCCTTCCAAAAATGTTGTATCGATCAGGAGTGCGTCGTCTCCCATCTGTCCGAACTGCAAAAGCCCGTAGCTCAAAATCGCTCCCGCCATGTCCATCGCCAAAGCCGGTACCGTCGGGTACATGGAAAGGGAAGTAAAGTCGGCCAGGGACGAGAGGTAGGACCCCGCCAATATATTACCAATTTCATTGAGTGCGGAGAGTTCCATTTCACTCAGTTCTTCGCCCGACACCTCAGAGATGCCCGCTACACGTCTCAGCAAATTGCGTGCCGCATCCGGCGACAGTATAAAGAACAAATTCCCCGGCGCCTCGCCTTCGACGCGCAGAAAAACTGCAAAGACAACCTCTTCGGCACCGCCCACTTTTTCAGCGATCTCCTCGAATCCAAGCAATTGAACTTTAGGAACCGCCATATCAATCGGCTTGTTCAGCAATTGGGACAAAGCTGTGGCGGCGTTCCCAGCTCCGATATTCCCGACTTCCTTTAGGACATCCATTTTAAAATCTTTCTGATATTTGAACATTTCCATGGCATCAGCCCTCGAAACTTTCCAGTTGCACGATTTCGTTCTTATTGAGGACTTCTGACAAATTAAGCATAATGAGCAGGCGATCCTCTCCTATTTTGGCCACACCATCCAAGTACTTGGCTTTAATGCCCCCTACCACTTCCGGAGGTGTATCGATGGATTCCCTGTTCAAATCGATCACATCGTTGGCCGAATCCACGATAAAGCCGACCTCCATCTCATTGACAACAACGATAATGATGCGGGTCTGATCGGTATGCTCTGCCTCCTCCAGACCAAATCTTCCTCGAAGATCGATCACGGGGATAACGACGCCGCGCAGATTGATGACCCCTTTGATAAAGTTGTACGTCTTCGGAACCCGCGTAATCGGCATCAGACGCTCGATTGTTTGAACTTTATCCACTTCGATCCCATATTCCTCGGTAGCTAATTTAAAGACAATGACTTTAATATCTTCTGCCATGGAAAGTACCTCCATTTATGGTTTCTTTTACTTAATAAAAGCGTTGGCATCGATAATTAGCGCAACCTGTCCGTCGCCAAGAATTGTGCCTCCCGATATTCCCTGGATACTAGGCAAGTACTTGCCTAGATTCTTAATGACAATTTCGTTCTGGCCAATGAAATCCTGCACCGTGAGCGCAACGAGCTTGTCACCTTTGCGAATGACAACAATTTCGGTCTCTTCTTCGTCGCTATCGTCATAGTCTGGCACATTAAAAATGGTGCTTAGGGATACGATCGGGATATGGGAACCCCGGAACTCCAACATCTTGGCACCATGGACGCTGCGAATCTGCGACCGCTTCACGATTCCTGTCTCCACAATGGAAGAGAGCGGAATCGCATATTTCTCCGAGCCCAGCCGGACCAGCATGGCGGCTATAATGGACAGCGTAAGCGGAAGCTGAACAGAGAATGTAGTACCTTTCCCCGGAGTGGAATAGATGGTGACGTTGCCTCCAAGCGATGAAATCTTAGCTTTCACGACATCCAACCCGACCCCCCGGCCCGATATATCGGAAATAACCTCGGCTGTGCTGAATCCTGCGGCGAACAACAGCTGATGGGCCTCATTGTCACTCATTGCCGCAGCTTGCTCCGCAGTGACGATTCCCTTATTAATCGCGGATTTCAGCACCTTCTCGCGGGAAATGCCGGCGCCGTCATCCTGAATTTCTATAAAGACGTGGTTGCCGCTGTGGAAGGCACGCAAATGAATGGAGCCGGTCTCCGGTTTGCCGGCGGCGATCCGGTCGGATACGGATTCGACCCCATGGTCGAGCGCATTACGCAAGAGGTGAACGAGCGGATCGCCGATTTCGTCGACGACGGTCCGGTCGAGCTCGGTTTCAGCGCCCGTAATGATCAGGTCCACCTTTTTGTCGAGTGACTTGGCAAGATCGCGAACCATACGGGGAAAACGATTGAACACCGTATCCACCGGTACCATCCGCAGCTTCATGACTATATTCTGCAGGTCGGCACTCACTCGGCTCATATGCTCAACCGTCTCGGTCAATTCTCCGCTCTGGATATCCGAAGCATGCTGCTCCAGCCGCACCCTGTCGATTAGAAGCTCGCTGAGCAGGTTCATAAGAACATCCAGACGGTCGATATCGACACGGATGGTGCGTGATGGAGCGCCGGCGCTTTTGGCAGGAGCCTTCTTGGCTTCTTCTCTTTTGGGGGCTGCTGCGGGCGTTTCGTTAGCCGGAGGGATGTTCTCTCGCGCAGGAACTGGGGGGGCCTCCTCCACAGCGGCGGCGACTTCCGCCTTTCCAAGCTGGCTCAGCGTCTCCACATCAAGCGCCACCGACGTTACATTATCGATCTCGGATACTCCCATGATCAGAGTCTGCATTTCCTCGGCAGTCTTCTGGGAGATATAATAGAGTGAAAAGCTGTAATCAAACTTTTCCTGCTCGATATCCTGAACCGAAGGGAAGGATTTCACGACTTCACCGAAACGCTCTAGCAGTTCAAAGACCATATAAGCCCTCACCGCGCGGAGCTGACAGTCTTTACGAAGCGATACTTGAATGAATAGCACCTGAAGTCCTTCCTGAATCGATTGTTCAAGAACCGATAGTTGGAATTCATCGAGAAGAGCCGGTGCTTCCGTTTCCTTGGGTGCAGCGGCTGCCGGCGCGGCGCCTTCTCCCTGAGCCGACGGCACTTCGCCGCGCACAATTGCTTGAAGAGAGGACACAATGGCAGATACGTCGGCTTTACCCTCTCCACCGGCAGTAATATCCTGAACCATGGCTTCAAGCGCATCAAGACTCTTGAATAAAGTGTCAAAAATAAAATCCTGCATAACCAGCTTGCCGTTTCGCACCAGGTCCAGTACATTCTCCATCTGGTGGGTTAGCGAAGCCAGATCTTCAAATCCCATTGTCGCCGCCATGCCTTTTAAGGTATGTGCGGAGCGGAAGATCACCTGCACAATACTGAGATCGTCCGGATTGGCCTCCAGGCCCATCATATTCTCGTTCAAAGACTGCAGATGATCATTCGACTCATCAATAAACATGGATAAATACTGATTCATGTCCATGTCTGAGACACCTACCCTTCACGTTCGCTTTGCGTTATTTAACGACTTGAACCAGTCTTGGAGCAATGTCTTGCAACGGCAAAATATAAGTGACACACTGGAGCTCAACTGCGGAACGCGGCATCCCGTAAACGACACAGGTTTCTTCGCTCTCGGCAAAGGTTGAGGTGATACCCGCGTCATATAGCGACTTCATCATCTTGGCGCCATCGCCTCCCATTCCGGTCATAATAACCGCATGGCGCTCCAAAGCTTTTAGTGGAAGCAGTGACTCGAACAGCGTGTCCACCGAAGGACGATGACCGTTACGGGCTTCCTCCTTTGACAGAGCTACAGCATACTGCCCTCCAGCGGTTTCCGTGACCTTCATGTGATACCCCCCCGGAGCAATATAAGCCGCTCCTTTCCGCAGAATCATTCCCTGCTCCGCCTCCATGACATCCAAAGGACTAAAGGTATTCAGCCGCTGGGCAAGCGACTTCGTAAAATTGGGGGGCATATGCTGCACGATAACAATCGGTGCGGGAAAATCGGCCGGAATATTCTCAAGCAAAGCTTTCAGCGCGCGCGGTCCGCCTGTTGAACATCCGACGGCCACAAGCTTTGTCAGCCCATTCACGCTGAATTTGCGATCCTTGCCTGCCGCTACGGGAGTATCTGGACCCGCTCCTGATTTCGGCGGCTTCGGCGCAGCAAGATCAGCCGGGACGTCCGATTTCTTCTGGGAAAAAGTCTTGATTTGTCCGGCTTCCGGCTTCGCTCTAGGAGGGACGCTTTTTGTTCGCTCTGAGCGAGGAACCGGCGGCTTGTCTGCACTCTTGCTTTCGGCGGGCTTCCCGGTAACCGGCGAGGGCGGCCGTGTGATCGGCGCTTTAATATCCTTTATTTCCCGGCTAGGGATGTGTTCCGCTGCGCCTCCGTCCGGCTTATCCGCCGGCTTGACTGGCGGCGGGGGAGAAGCAGGTTCGGGCGGCTGCAATGCGGGTGAACCGCCTGTGCTTTGAAGCTCCGACGCAGACCGCGCTTCCCGGCGTTCGCGAGCAAGCATGGCTTCCTTCATTTGCTCCCTCAGCGCTTCCCCAACACTGTTGATATCATGGGAGCTGGAAACCGAGGGTTTGCGAATAAAGTCGAAGGCCCCGCCTTCCAGTGCAAGGATGGTCTCTTTCATTCCTTCTTCATTAATACCGGACAGCATGATGACAGGAAGGGGATGGTCAAGCATGATCAGCTTCAATGCTTCAAGGCCATTCATTTCCGGCATTTCCACGTCCATGGTGACAAGATCCGGCTGCAGTTCCTTCACCTTCTCAACCGCTTGTCGTCCGTTGACTGCCGTTGCCGTTACTTGGAAGTCGGCGTCCTTTTCAATTAAATCGGAAATGATTTTGCGCATAAATGCTGAATCATCCACTACCAGAACTTTATATGGCTTCATATCATGTCCACCTCTGTCCTTAAATTCAGAACATTTCTTATATACGGTGAAGCCACTTACTGAGAAACCCTTTAATTCCTTGCAATTCAGCCGAGGCTGATGAACGGTCGGATGACAAATATCGCAGCGTCAGTCTGTGAAGATCCTTCGCAGCGGCACTGTTTGGATAGGCCAATGAGAAAGGAATCTGGCGTTTAACGGCTTGTACTACATGATTGTCGCTGCTAATATAGCCGAGGAACGGGATATCCACCTGCAGAAAACGGCGGGCGGTCAGCCGGATTTTGTCACTCGTTGCAGTCGCTTCCTTTATATTGGATACCTGATTAATAATTAGCTTGAACACGATGCTCGGATGACTAGTGTGAACAACCTTCATCAATGCGTAAGCATCGGTAATCGCCGTCGGCTCAGGAGTCGTAACAACGAGACAATCGTCGGCTGAAGCGATGAAATTCATCGTTTCTTTGGAAAGTCCGGCACCCGTATCAAATAGAATATACTCCATCTCATCGGCGATTGCGGCAATTTGGGATGTGAAGTAGTTTAAATCGCTTTCCGAAAGCGAGAAGAGCTCTTCCAGGCCGGATCCTCCGGCAATAAAAGGCAGGTGGTTAGGGCCCGTCTGAATAATCTGCTCAATGCTGGCTTCTCTGCCAAGTAAATGGTAAAGATTGTATTCCGCCGAGACACCCATCAGAACATCCAGGTTGGCCATGCCGATATCGGCGTCGAAAAGAAGCACCCTTTTTCCCATACTCTTGAGTGTAAGCGCAAAGTTAAGAGTGAAATTCGACTTGCCGACTCCGCCTTTTCCGCTGCATACAGTGATTATTCGTGCGGTGCCTGTTCCTCTATCGCTAAGCTTTCTGTTTTGTCCAGCGACAAGCTGTCTCAACGATTGAGCCTGATCCGTCATTGTTCACCCGTTCCGAGCAGCAAATTGCATACCAGTTCTCCGGATGGTATTAGAAGATCATCAGGTACGGACTGACCATTAGTCATATATGACAGCATGAACGGGTAATCGTTAAGCAGGTTGAACAATGGTCCGTAGCTTCCCGTTTCATCAAGTTTCGTCAGAATGACTTTATCCAGCTTGTATTTGCTAAAATGCTCGGTAATCAGCTTCATATCTCTACTCTTTGACGTCATGCTGAGCACCAGGTATGTCTCGCTCTTCATTGCCGGTGACAGCAGACTCTGCAGTTCGGCAACGAGAAGTTCATTGCGGTAGTTTCTTCCAGCCGTGTCCATTAATACGAGATCACAGCCCTCCAGCCTGGATAAGGCCCGCTGCAAATCACCCGGCGACTGAACAACCTCTAGGGGGACATTCAGAATGGAAGCATAGGTCCGAAGTTGCTCCACCGCAGATATCCGGTATGTATCGGATGTGATCATCCCGACCTTTCGGCCATGCCTGAAGAGCTGATCGGCCGCCAGCTTGGCCAAGGTCGTCGTCTTCCCTACCCCTGTAGGACCAGCGACATACAGGAGCCGAGTATCCGGAGAAATGCCTTCTCCTATTTTATCGGCAAGAAATCCCTCCACCTGTACTCTTAGAGCTTCCTCAAACTTTTCTTCCGGCCACAGTCTTCCGTCCTTATTCCAATTATCCAGCACATCACTGATCCATTCTTCTACCAGTGCGTCGTCCATTTCCTGCTCGATCAACCGCAGGCGGAGCCGTTCCAGCCCTTCCGGAAGTTCTCTCGAGTCGGCGGACTGCCGGGCGATTCGCTCGATCCACTGCTTCATCTCTCTAATCTCATCAAAAACGCTGGTATCAGACGAACGATCCTTTCGGTCTGAAGGAAGCGGAGCCGAAGGAGGCTGCATAACGGGATCAAATACCTCCGGACGGTAACTCGCTGAAGCTTCCATTGGCATTTCCGGCACCGCCTTCTCTTCCAGCACGGCGATGGCTGCTTGCTTCTTAGCGGCACCTTCGAGCGACGCGGCAATCTCGGCAAAGCTCCGTGAAGGCTCCGATCCGCTTGCGGCGACATTTCCCGAAACCGAGGCATAGGCCTCCCGGTAGGCCTTGGGAACACCTGCCCGGGGGACGGACTGAAGCGGCTGCTCCCTCTGTTCGGAAGCTGCTTGCTTCTGTTCATTCTCTACAGCGGCAACCACTTCGATTTTCTTTTTTTTGAACATTCCCATGAAACCACCGGTTCTGATTTCCTTCGTGCTCAGGATGACGGCGTCACTACCAAGCTCGCTGCGAATGGAATGCATGGCGTCCGGCATCGTATCGACAACGTAACGCTTCACTCTCATAGATTCACCACCCCAACGCTTTGAATTTCAATATTGGGTTCTAATTCGCTATACGACAGCACTGGAATATCCTGCATCGTCCGCTCTATGACCTGCCGCAGATACATACGGATGGTAGGTGAAGTCAATACAATAGGCTGCTGACCGGATTGCATTAGACGGTTAATCTGCTCGCTAAGGCGCTGATATACCGTCTGGGTTGATACGGGATCGAGCGCAAGGTAGCTGCCTTGCTCCGATTGCTGAACGCTTTCGGCAATTTTTTTCTCAAGCGTTGGTCCTACCGTAATTACCTTAAGGGTTTCACCGGACTGGGAGAATTGCTGAGTAATCTGCCGCGATAGCGATTGCCTTACATATTCCGTCAGTACATCCGGGTCTTTAGTATAGGTTCCGTAGTCTGCCAGCGTTTCAAAAATAGTAACCAAGTCCCGGATCGATATCTTCTCTCGCAGCAGCTTAGCCAACACTTTCTGCAGATCCCCGACGGTGAGTACGGATGGAATCAATTCATCGACCAGCACAGGATAACTTTCGCGAATATTGTCGACCAGCATTTTCGTTTCCTGCCGCCCGATAAGCTCATGTCCATACCGTTTGATCAATTCGGTAAGATGGGTAGCAACCACGGAAGGCGGATCAACGACCGTATAGCCGGCCAGCTCGGCCCGCTCCTTGACCGATTCATTAATCCACAACGCAGGTAATCCAAATGACGGCTCGATCGTTTCGATCCCGGTAATTGATTCGTCATCATACCCTGGACTCATTGCCAAGTAGTGATTAAGTAGTAATTCACCGCCGCCGACCTGATTTCCTTTAATTTTGATGACATATTCATTCGGTTTTAGTTGAATATTGTCGCGAATTCGGATTACGGGGACAACAAGTCCCATTTCAAGCGCGCACTGCCTCCGAATCATGATGATCCGATCGAGCAAATCCCCGCCCTGCTGGGTATCAGCCAGCGGAATCAGGCCATAGCCGAACTCGAATTCGATCGGATCGACATTCAGCAGGCTGATCACGCTCTCCGGACTGCGCACCTCCTCGATCTGCTTTTCTTCGACGAGCTGCTCTTCTGCGATGGCCTTACGGCTCAAGTTCTGCGTCATCCGGTAGGCCGAATAGGCCATAAGTCCTGCTAACGGCAGGGTTGTTATCGCATGAATAGGTGTAAAAAAACCTAAAAAGGCAACTGTAACTGCAACGATGTACAGAAGCTTCGGATAAGACAGCAACTGC includes these proteins:
- a CDS encoding chemotaxis protein CheD encodes the protein MIEEQSVIKVGMADLNVGSHDKVIRTTGLGSCVGLTLYDPEKKLGGMAHVMLPSSEIAREGKLNIAKFADTAIPELLSRLLSLGAIRSRIVAKMAGGSQMFAFAGGNDTMRIGPRNVESCKRTLENLNIPLLAEDTGGSYGRTIEIACSSGLLYIRSVQKGVKEL
- a CDS encoding chemotaxis protein CheC is translated as MEMFKYQKDFKMDVLKEVGNIGAGNAATALSQLLNKPIDMAVPKVQLLGFEEIAEKVGGAEEVVFAVFLRVEGEAPGNLFFILSPDAARNLLRRVAGISEVSGEELSEMELSALNEIGNILAGSYLSSLADFTSLSMYPTVPALAMDMAGAILSYGLLQFGQMGDDALLIDTTFLEGQDEIEGQFFLIPDPESFPKIFQSLGVPFE
- a CDS encoding chemotaxis protein CheW is translated as MAEDIKVIVFKLATEEYGIEVDKVQTIERLMPITRVPKTYNFIKGVINLRGVVIPVIDLRGRFGLEEAEHTDQTRIIIVVVNEMEVGFIVDSANDVIDLNRESIDTPPEVVGGIKAKYLDGVAKIGEDRLLIMLNLSEVLNKNEIVQLESFEG
- a CDS encoding chemotaxis protein CheA encodes the protein MDMNQYLSMFIDESNDHLQSLNENMMGLEANPDDLSIVQVIFRSAHTLKGMAATMGFEDLASLTHQMENVLDLVRNGKLVMQDFIFDTLFKSLDALEAMVQDITAGGEGKADVSAIVSSLQAIVRGEVPSAQGEGAAPAAAAPKETEAPALLDEFQLSVLEQSIQEGLQVLFIQVSLRKDCQLRAVRAYMVFELLERFGEVVKSFPSVQDIEQEKFDYSFSLYYISQKTAEEMQTLIMGVSEIDNVTSVALDVETLSQLGKAEVAAAVEEAPPVPARENIPPANETPAAAPKREEAKKAPAKSAGAPSRTIRVDIDRLDVLMNLLSELLIDRVRLEQHASDIQSGELTETVEHMSRVSADLQNIVMKLRMVPVDTVFNRFPRMVRDLAKSLDKKVDLIITGAETELDRTVVDEIGDPLVHLLRNALDHGVESVSDRIAAGKPETGSIHLRAFHSGNHVFIEIQDDGAGISREKVLKSAINKGIVTAEQAAAMSDNEAHQLLFAAGFSTAEVISDISGRGVGLDVVKAKISSLGGNVTIYSTPGKGTTFSVQLPLTLSIIAAMLVRLGSEKYAIPLSSIVETGIVKRSQIRSVHGAKMLEFRGSHIPIVSLSTIFNVPDYDDSDEEETEIVVIRKGDKLVALTVQDFIGQNEIVIKNLGKYLPSIQGISGGTILGDGQVALIIDANAFIK
- the cheB gene encoding chemotaxis-specific protein-glutamate methyltransferase CheB produces the protein MKPYKVLVVDDSAFMRKIISDLIEKDADFQVTATAVNGRQAVEKVKELQPDLVTMDVEMPEMNGLEALKLIMLDHPLPVIMLSGINEEGMKETILALEGGAFDFIRKPSVSSSHDINSVGEALREQMKEAMLARERREARSASELQSTGGSPALQPPEPASPPPPVKPADKPDGGAAEHIPSREIKDIKAPITRPPSPVTGKPAESKSADKPPVPRSERTKSVPPRAKPEAGQIKTFSQKKSDVPADLAAPKPPKSGAGPDTPVAAGKDRKFSVNGLTKLVAVGCSTGGPRALKALLENIPADFPAPIVIVQHMPPNFTKSLAQRLNTFSPLDVMEAEQGMILRKGAAYIAPGGYHMKVTETAGGQYAVALSKEEARNGHRPSVDTLFESLLPLKALERHAVIMTGMGGDGAKMMKSLYDAGITSTFAESEETCVVYGMPRSAVELQCVTYILPLQDIAPRLVQVVK
- a CDS encoding MinD/ParA family protein, which gives rise to MTDQAQSLRQLVAGQNRKLSDRGTGTARIITVCSGKGGVGKSNFTLNFALTLKSMGKRVLLFDADIGMANLDVLMGVSAEYNLYHLLGREASIEQIIQTGPNHLPFIAGGSGLEELFSLSESDLNYFTSQIAAIADEMEYILFDTGAGLSKETMNFIASADDCLVVTTPEPTAITDAYALMKVVHTSHPSIVFKLIINQVSNIKEATATSDKIRLTARRFLQVDIPFLGYISSDNHVVQAVKRQIPFSLAYPNSAAAKDLHRLTLRYLSSDRSSASAELQGIKGFLSKWLHRI
- the flhF gene encoding flagellar biosynthesis protein FlhF produces the protein MRVKRYVVDTMPDAMHSIRSELGSDAVILSTKEIRTGGFMGMFKKKKIEVVAAVENEQKQAASEQREQPLQSVPRAGVPKAYREAYASVSGNVAASGSEPSRSFAEIAASLEGAAKKQAAIAVLEEKAVPEMPMEASASYRPEVFDPVMQPPSAPLPSDRKDRSSDTSVFDEIREMKQWIERIARQSADSRELPEGLERLRLRLIEQEMDDALVEEWISDVLDNWNKDGRLWPEEKFEEALRVQVEGFLADKIGEGISPDTRLLYVAGPTGVGKTTTLAKLAADQLFRHGRKVGMITSDTYRISAVEQLRTYASILNVPLEVVQSPGDLQRALSRLEGCDLVLMDTAGRNYRNELLVAELQSLLSPAMKSETYLVLSMTSKSRDMKLITEHFSKYKLDKVILTKLDETGSYGPLFNLLNDYPFMLSYMTNGQSVPDDLLIPSGELVCNLLLGTGEQ
- the flhA gene encoding flagellar biosynthesis protein FlhA, which encodes MKARDLTVLIGIIGIVLMMILPIPSGLLDLLLVINISIALTIILVAMNTKEPLQFSIFPSLLLITTLFRLALNISTTKLILSEGKAGSVVATFGGWIARGQVAIGFIVFLILVVVQFIVITKGSERVAEVGARFTLDAMPGKQMSIDADLNAGMINEQQARERRRNIEREADFYGAMDGASKFVKGDAIASIIILLINLIGGFIIGMAVHGMPFQDALSTYSVLTIGDGLVSQIPALLISTAAGLIVTRASSDGNLAEDLTGQLLSYPKLLYIVAVTVAFLGFFTPIHAITTLPLAGLMAYSAYRMTQNLSRKAIAEEQLVEEKQIEEVRSPESVISLLNVDPIEFEFGYGLIPLADTQQGGDLLDRIIMIRRQCALEMGLVVPVIRIRDNIQLKPNEYVIKIKGNQVGGGELLLNHYLAMSPGYDDESITGIETIEPSFGLPALWINESVKERAELAGYTVVDPPSVVATHLTELIKRYGHELIGRQETKMLVDNIRESYPVLVDELIPSVLTVGDLQKVLAKLLREKISIRDLVTIFETLADYGTYTKDPDVLTEYVRQSLSRQITQQFSQSGETLKVITVGPTLEKKIAESVQQSEQGSYLALDPVSTQTVYQRLSEQINRLMQSGQQPIVLTSPTIRMYLRQVIERTMQDIPVLSYSELEPNIEIQSVGVVNL